In a single window of the Bradyrhizobium erythrophlei genome:
- a CDS encoding M16 family metallopeptidase: protein MTPLASTASHAAAKIQRLVSPGGIEAWFVQDATVPLIAMEYAFGGGATQDPADKPGVGNMVADLIDEGSGDLDSKTFHERLERRAIELSFASTRDHFRGSLRMLKDNKDEAFDLLRMALTSPHFDSSDVERIRAQIISGLRRDTSSPSALASRKFLEIAFGDHPYGRTASGTLESVPRINVADMKDYVRRVLAKDTLRVAVVGDVDPATLGKLLDQTFGGLPAKASLTPVADVEAAQPPQRAFIPLDVPQTVVTFGGPGLKRDDPNFMAGYVVNHILGGGTLSSRLYSEVREKRGLAYSVYESLLWMDHSALFVGNTGTRADRAGETVEAINKEVRRMAEDGPTQQELDEAKSYLKGSQMLALDTSSKLASALLQYQLDKLPIDYIEKRNALVDAVTLDDARKAARRLWGHGLLTVIVGRAPQAAAQPAAATAAAPVPAPAPAAAPAPAPAAN from the coding sequence ATGACGCCGCTGGCCTCAACGGCTTCGCACGCCGCCGCCAAGATCCAGCGCCTGGTTTCGCCCGGAGGCATCGAAGCCTGGTTCGTGCAGGACGCTACCGTGCCGCTGATTGCGATGGAGTATGCCTTCGGCGGCGGCGCGACCCAGGACCCGGCCGACAAGCCCGGCGTCGGCAATATGGTTGCCGATCTGATCGATGAAGGCTCGGGCGATCTGGATTCCAAGACCTTCCACGAACGTCTCGAACGCCGTGCCATCGAACTGAGTTTCGCTTCGACCCGCGACCATTTCCGCGGCTCGCTGCGCATGCTGAAAGATAACAAGGACGAGGCCTTCGACCTGTTGCGGATGGCGCTGACGTCGCCGCATTTCGACAGCAGCGATGTCGAACGGATTCGTGCGCAGATCATTTCCGGCCTGCGGCGCGACACTTCCAGTCCGTCGGCGCTCGCCAGCCGCAAGTTCCTGGAAATCGCCTTTGGCGACCACCCCTACGGCCGAACGGCCAGCGGCACCCTGGAGAGTGTTCCCCGAATCAACGTCGCCGACATGAAGGACTATGTCCGCCGCGTGCTGGCCAAGGATACGCTCAGGGTTGCCGTGGTCGGCGATGTCGACCCGGCCACGCTCGGCAAATTGCTCGACCAAACCTTCGGCGGATTGCCGGCCAAAGCCAGCCTGACGCCGGTCGCCGACGTCGAAGCCGCCCAGCCGCCGCAGCGCGCGTTCATTCCGCTCGATGTGCCGCAGACCGTGGTGACCTTCGGCGGCCCCGGCCTCAAGCGCGACGATCCGAATTTCATGGCCGGCTATGTCGTCAACCACATTCTCGGCGGCGGAACGCTGTCGTCGCGGCTTTACAGCGAAGTCCGCGAGAAGCGCGGTTTGGCTTATTCGGTCTACGAATCGCTGTTGTGGATGGATCACTCCGCGCTGTTCGTCGGAAATACCGGAACCCGCGCCGACCGCGCCGGCGAGACCGTCGAGGCCATCAACAAGGAAGTCCGCCGCATGGCCGAGGACGGCCCCACCCAGCAGGAACTGGATGAAGCCAAGTCCTATCTCAAGGGCTCGCAAATGCTGGCGCTCGATACCTCCTCGAAGCTGGCATCGGCGCTGCTGCAATATCAGCTCGATAAACTTCCGATCGACTACATCGAGAAGCGCAACGCCCTCGTCGATGCCGTCACGCTGGACGACGCCAGGAAGGCCGCCCGGCGGTTGTGGGGGCATGGCCTCCTCACCGTCATCGTCGGCCGCGCCCCGCAGGCCGCCGCCCAGCCCGCGGCAGCGACCGCGGCTGCGCCCGTGCCTGCGCCTGCGCCCGCGGCAGCGCCTGCGCCTGCGCCTGCGGCGAACTAA
- the arfB gene encoding alternative ribosome rescue aminoacyl-tRNA hydrolase ArfB, producing the protein MLRISRDLMIDENDIEISFVRASGPGGQNVNKLSTAAQLRFDTRRITLAADAEARLSRLAGQRMTKDGVIVIHAQRFRTQERNRADAIDRLLELLREAMIRPTPRRPTKPTLGSKKRRLEGKKRRSDVKAKRGSGGFDD; encoded by the coding sequence ATGCTGCGGATTTCCCGCGACCTCATGATCGACGAGAATGATATCGAGATCAGTTTCGTTCGCGCCTCCGGTCCGGGCGGGCAGAACGTCAACAAGCTCTCGACCGCCGCGCAATTGCGGTTCGATACACGGCGGATAACGCTGGCGGCGGACGCCGAGGCGCGGCTCAGCCGGCTGGCGGGCCAGCGCATGACCAAGGACGGCGTGATCGTGATCCATGCGCAGCGTTTCCGCACCCAGGAACGCAACCGCGCCGACGCAATCGACCGCCTGCTCGAACTCTTGCGCGAAGCCATGATACGCCCGACGCCGCGGCGGCCGACCAAGCCGACGCTGGGCTCGAAAAAGCGCCGGCTGGAAGGCAAAAAGCGCCGCAGCGACGTCAAGGCCAAGCGCGGCTCGGGCGGATTCGACGACTGA
- a CDS encoding bifunctional riboflavin kinase/FAD synthetase — translation MTPGFTVIRDTTPAAAIPTGTVVAMGNFDGVHLGHRAVIAAALQMGRAHGKPALAVTFEPHPRSYFSPNTPQFRLTDEAGKLRLLAGTGLAGAVVMTFDKARAGTTAQDFIHHDLIERLGVSGIAVGYDFHFGKGRVGSPSLLVSEAPRLGIEVDVQPHVDIAERPVSSSTIRMALAEGQIEEATAMLGGPWFVAGLVIHGEKRGRDLGYPTANIRLDKNCGLKHGIYAVRVGRGAERFDGVASFGRRPTFDNGAPLLEVFLFDFNGDLYGEALDVAFIAFIRDELKFDGVAALVRQMDDDSARARAALAAAPEAFPQLGMIGPPPTA, via the coding sequence ATGACGCCTGGCTTTACCGTTATCCGCGATACCACCCCCGCGGCCGCGATCCCCACGGGCACGGTGGTCGCGATGGGCAATTTCGACGGCGTCCATCTCGGTCACCGCGCCGTGATCGCTGCGGCGCTGCAGATGGGGCGAGCGCATGGCAAGCCGGCGCTGGCGGTGACGTTCGAGCCGCACCCGCGCAGCTATTTCAGCCCGAACACCCCGCAGTTTCGGCTCACCGACGAGGCCGGGAAGCTGCGGCTGTTGGCCGGAACCGGGCTCGCGGGCGCTGTCGTGATGACCTTCGACAAGGCCCGGGCCGGCACCACGGCGCAGGACTTCATTCATCATGATTTGATTGAGCGGCTCGGGGTCAGCGGGATCGCGGTCGGTTATGACTTCCACTTCGGCAAGGGCCGGGTCGGCTCGCCGAGCCTTCTGGTCAGCGAGGCGCCTCGGCTCGGCATCGAGGTCGACGTGCAGCCCCATGTCGATATCGCGGAGCGGCCGGTCTCCTCCAGCACGATTCGGATGGCGCTGGCAGAGGGACAGATCGAAGAGGCCACCGCGATGCTCGGCGGCCCATGGTTCGTGGCAGGCCTGGTGATCCATGGCGAGAAGCGCGGCCGCGATCTCGGCTATCCCACCGCCAATATCCGCCTCGACAAGAATTGCGGGCTCAAGCACGGCATCTACGCAGTGCGGGTCGGCCGCGGGGCCGAGCGCTTCGACGGCGTCGCCAGCTTCGGCCGTCGCCCCACCTTCGACAACGGCGCGCCGCTGCTGGAAGTCTTCCTGTTCGATTTCAACGGCGATCTATATGGAGAAGCGCTGGATGTCGCCTTCATCGCCTTCATCCGCGACGAATTGAAGTTCGACGGCGTGGCAGCGCTGGTGCGCCAGATGGACGACGACAGCGCCCGCGCCCGCGCGGCGCTGGCGGCGGCGCCCGAGGCCTTTCCGCAGCTTGGGATGATCGGACCGCCCCCCACGGCGTGA
- a CDS encoding Twin-arginine translocation pathway signal, which yields MREVDRRGKYSRRVFLQGAATAVPVVAVAASAGIGIEDAWAADATTLTPPTLKTLVKVARDIYPHDFVADSYYIAAIKPWDGKAAKDPATKALLEDGVRRLDQDAQDRHKVAYIQVPWEADRVVLLQGIEQTDFFKKVRSDLVVSLYNQEELWPKFGYEGSSAEHGGYINRGFNDIDWLPKV from the coding sequence ATGAGAGAAGTTGATCGTCGAGGCAAATACAGCCGCCGCGTTTTTCTGCAGGGCGCCGCGACCGCGGTTCCGGTCGTGGCCGTCGCGGCGAGTGCCGGGATCGGCATCGAGGACGCGTGGGCCGCGGACGCGACCACGCTGACGCCTCCGACACTGAAGACACTAGTGAAGGTTGCGCGCGACATCTATCCGCACGACTTCGTGGCCGACAGCTACTACATCGCGGCGATCAAGCCGTGGGACGGAAAGGCGGCCAAGGACCCCGCGACCAAGGCGCTCCTTGAAGATGGCGTTCGGCGTCTCGACCAGGACGCGCAGGATCGGCACAAGGTGGCTTACATTCAGGTGCCGTGGGAGGCCGACCGGGTCGTCCTGCTGCAGGGAATCGAGCAGACCGATTTCTTCAAGAAGGTTCGCTCCGATCTTGTTGTCTCGCTCTACAACCAGGAAGAGCTGTGGCCGAAATTCGGCTACGAGGGCTCGTCCGCCGAGCATGGCGGATACATCAACCGCGGCTTCAACGACATCGATTGGCTGCCGAAAGTCTGA
- the lspA gene encoding signal peptidase II — MTPHLRRGIIAAIVVLALDQASKLWLLFVFDIGRRGAVRLTPFFDLVLAWNVGISFGWFQNDGHLAQFALMAVKAVAVIVLAIWMARSRTQIATIALGLIIGGAIGNAIDRFAYGAVVDFALFHLQIGGNTFNWYVFNLADVAIVAGVAALLYDSFLGVPAAKAP, encoded by the coding sequence ATGACCCCTCACCTCCGCCGCGGCATCATCGCAGCCATTGTCGTGCTGGCGCTGGACCAGGCCTCGAAGCTCTGGCTGCTGTTCGTGTTCGACATCGGCCGTCGCGGCGCGGTGCGGCTGACCCCGTTCTTCGACCTAGTGCTGGCATGGAATGTCGGGATCAGCTTCGGCTGGTTTCAGAACGACGGCCACCTCGCCCAGTTCGCCCTGATGGCGGTCAAGGCGGTGGCGGTGATTGTGCTGGCGATCTGGATGGCGCGGTCGCGTACCCAGATTGCCACCATCGCGCTCGGCCTGATCATCGGCGGCGCCATCGGCAACGCCATCGACCGCTTCGCCTATGGCGCGGTGGTCGATTTCGCCCTGTTCCACCTCCAGATCGGCGGAAATACCTTCAATTGGTACGTGTTTAACCTTGCCGACGTGGCGATTGTTGCCGGAGTAGCAGCCCTGCTGTATGACTCCTTCCTGGGGGTGCCCGCCGCAAAAGCGCCCTGA
- a CDS encoding response regulator, producing the protein MAVDLSMSVLVVDDYNTMIRIIRNLLKQLGFEHIDDASDGSAALNKMRIKKYGLVISDWNMEPMTGYDLLREVRADPNLATTPFIMITAESKTENVIAAKKAGVNNYIVKPFNAATLKTKIEAVFPDMASA; encoded by the coding sequence ATGGCGGTTGATTTGTCGATGTCGGTTCTGGTGGTGGATGACTACAACACCATGATCCGCATCATCCGGAATCTTCTCAAGCAGCTTGGGTTCGAACATATCGACGATGCCAGCGACGGGTCGGCGGCGCTCAACAAGATGCGCATCAAAAAATACGGCCTGGTGATCTCCGACTGGAACATGGAGCCAATGACCGGCTACGACCTGCTCCGGGAGGTGCGGGCCGACCCCAATCTCGCCACCACGCCGTTCATCATGATCACCGCGGAATCCAAGACCGAGAACGTGATCGCGGCCAAGAAGGCCGGCGTGAACAACTATATCGTCAAGCCGTTCAATGCCGCCACGCTGAAGACCAAGATCGAGGCGGTATTTCCGGACATGGCGAGCGCGTAA
- the ileS gene encoding isoleucine--tRNA ligase translates to MSEKSQKSDAPDYSKTLFLPQTEFPMRAGLPQREPEILKRWNEIGLYASLRRAARGRTKFVLHDGPPYANGSIHIGHALNKILKDVVTKSQQMLGFDSNYVPGWDCHGLPIEWKIEEENYRSKGKAKPDFRDSAAMVSFRRECRAYAGHWLNVQREEFKRLGIIGDWDHPYATMDYFAEAQIAREQMKFAANGTLYRGSKPVMWSVVEKTALAEAEVEYEDYTSDMVWVKFRIDAYGGAPATTRDVVGASIVIWTTTPWTLPGNRAISYSPKITYGLYGVTEAPDQNWARKGDKLVLADKLAAEVMKTAKVEAFIRKQDVDPCHIGHASHPLKGKGYDFQVPLLAGDHVTDDTGTGFVHTAPGHGREDFDVWMSNARELEARGINTTIPYTVDENGAFTDQAPGFTGKRVINDKGEKGDANDAVIKALIEAGMLLARGRLKHQYPHSWRSKKPVIFRNTPQWFIAMDKDIAGSPSPLPSGERSAAQRPGEGLPSPEDSKSPHPTPSGSTSPRRGEVKEGDTLRARALHAISVTQWVPASGQNRINGMIDAKPDWVLSRQRAWGVPIAVFVREKADGSAEILKDEAVNQRIADAFEQEGSDAWYMDGARERFLGPLANEEWKKVDDICDVWFDSGSTHAFVLEDPVHFPGLAGIRRKVDGGDDTVMYLEGSDQHRGWFQSSLLESCGTRGRAPFDVVLTHGFTLDENGRKMSKSIGNTVEPQKVIAQSGADILRLWVCATDYADDQRIGPEILKNTIETYRKLRNSMRWMLGTLHHFKPDDAVAPAEMPELERLMLHQLAGQAAIVRRAYAEFDYKTVVASLSAFMNTELSAFYFDIRKDTLYCDPPSSLARKAALTTIDMICDAILRWFAPVLSFTCEEAWQLYRPDTEPSVHLTLFPEGLEAFRDDALAAKWEIIRTVRRVVTGALEVERAAKRIGSSLEASPLVYVSDKKIFDTLIDVDLAEVCITSNAMVTNDEAPSGAFRLNDVPGVAVVVEKAVGIKCARSWKILPTVGEDPEYPDVSPRDARALREWKALGVVV, encoded by the coding sequence ATGTCCGAAAAATCCCAAAAATCCGACGCCCCAGACTATTCCAAAACCCTGTTCCTGCCGCAGACGGAATTCCCGATGCGCGCCGGCCTGCCGCAGCGCGAGCCGGAAATCCTCAAGCGCTGGAACGAGATCGGGCTCTACGCGAGCCTGCGCCGGGCTGCCCGCGGCCGGACCAAATTCGTGCTGCATGACGGGCCGCCCTACGCCAACGGCAGCATCCATATCGGGCATGCGCTGAACAAGATCCTCAAGGACGTGGTGACCAAGAGCCAGCAGATGCTCGGTTTCGATTCCAACTACGTGCCGGGCTGGGACTGCCACGGCCTGCCGATCGAATGGAAGATCGAGGAAGAGAATTACCGCTCCAAGGGCAAGGCGAAGCCGGATTTCAGGGACTCGGCGGCGATGGTGTCGTTCCGCAGGGAATGCCGCGCCTATGCCGGGCACTGGCTTAACGTACAGCGCGAGGAATTCAAGCGGCTCGGCATCATCGGCGACTGGGACCATCCCTACGCCACCATGGACTATTTCGCCGAAGCGCAGATCGCGCGCGAGCAGATGAAATTCGCCGCCAACGGCACGCTCTACCGCGGCTCCAAGCCTGTGATGTGGAGCGTGGTGGAAAAAACCGCGCTGGCGGAAGCCGAGGTGGAATACGAGGACTACACGTCGGATATGGTGTGGGTGAAGTTTCGTATCGACGCGTATGGCGGCGCGCCCGCAACGACGCGTGATGTGGTTGGTGCATCCATCGTGATCTGGACCACGACACCCTGGACCTTGCCCGGCAATCGCGCCATCAGCTATTCGCCGAAAATCACCTACGGTCTCTACGGGGTCACGGAAGCGCCCGACCAGAACTGGGCCAGGAAGGGTGACAAGCTCGTTCTGGCCGACAAGCTCGCCGCTGAGGTGATGAAGACCGCAAAGGTCGAAGCGTTCATCAGGAAGCAGGATGTCGATCCCTGTCACATCGGCCATGCCTCGCATCCGCTGAAGGGCAAGGGATACGATTTTCAGGTGCCGCTGCTGGCCGGCGATCATGTCACCGACGACACCGGCACCGGCTTCGTCCACACCGCGCCCGGCCACGGCCGCGAGGACTTCGACGTCTGGATGTCGAATGCGCGCGAACTGGAAGCGCGCGGCATCAACACCACCATTCCCTATACCGTCGACGAGAACGGCGCCTTCACCGATCAGGCCCCTGGCTTCACCGGCAAGCGGGTCATCAACGACAAGGGCGAAAAGGGCGATGCCAACGACGCCGTGATCAAGGCCCTGATCGAGGCCGGCATGCTGCTGGCGCGCGGACGGCTGAAGCATCAATATCCGCATTCCTGGCGCTCGAAAAAGCCGGTGATCTTCCGCAACACGCCGCAATGGTTCATCGCGATGGATAAGGACATCGCGGGCTCCCCTTCACCTCTCCCCAGTGGGGAGAGGTCGGCCGCACAGCGGCCGGGTGAGGGGTTACCGTCTCCAGAAGATAGCAAGTCCCCTCACCCGACCCCTTCGGGGTCGACCTCTCCCCGACGGGGAGAGGTGAAGGAAGGCGACACCCTGCGTGCCCGCGCGCTGCATGCGATCTCGGTGACGCAATGGGTGCCGGCGTCGGGCCAGAACCGCATCAACGGCATGATCGACGCCAAGCCCGACTGGGTACTCTCGCGGCAGCGCGCCTGGGGCGTGCCGATCGCGGTGTTCGTGCGCGAAAAGGCCGACGGCTCCGCCGAAATACTCAAGGACGAAGCCGTCAACCAGCGCATCGCGGACGCCTTCGAGCAGGAAGGCTCCGACGCCTGGTACATGGACGGCGCGCGCGAGCGCTTCCTCGGCCCGCTGGCCAACGAGGAATGGAAGAAGGTCGACGACATCTGCGACGTCTGGTTCGATTCCGGCTCGACCCACGCCTTCGTGCTGGAGGACCCCGTGCACTTCCCGGGTCTCGCCGGCATCCGGCGCAAGGTCGACGGCGGCGACGATACCGTGATGTATCTCGAAGGCTCCGACCAGCACCGCGGCTGGTTCCAGTCGTCGCTGTTGGAAAGCTGCGGCACCCGCGGCCGCGCGCCGTTCGACGTCGTGCTGACCCACGGCTTCACGCTCGACGAGAACGGCCGCAAGATGTCGAAATCGATCGGCAACACCGTCGAGCCGCAGAAGGTCATCGCGCAATCCGGCGCCGACATCCTGCGGCTGTGGGTGTGTGCCACCGATTACGCCGACGACCAGCGCATCGGCCCGGAGATTCTCAAAAATACCATCGAGACCTACCGCAAGCTGCGCAACTCGATGCGCTGGATGCTCGGCACGCTGCATCACTTCAAGCCTGATGACGCGGTCGCTCCCGCCGAGATGCCCGAACTGGAGCGGCTGATGCTGCATCAGCTCGCCGGCCAGGCTGCGATCGTGCGCAGGGCTTATGCCGAGTTCGATTACAAGACCGTGGTCGCCAGCCTTTCGGCGTTCATGAATACCGAACTGTCGGCGTTCTATTTCGATATCCGCAAGGACACGCTGTATTGCGACCCGCCGTCGTCGCTGGCGCGCAAGGCCGCACTCACCACCATCGACATGATTTGCGATGCGATCCTGCGATGGTTCGCGCCGGTGCTGAGCTTTACCTGCGAAGAAGCCTGGCAGCTCTATCGTCCGGACACCGAACCGTCGGTGCATCTGACGCTGTTTCCGGAGGGGCTCGAGGCCTTCCGCGACGATGCGCTGGCGGCAAAATGGGAAATCATCCGCACCGTCCGCCGCGTCGTCACCGGCGCGCTGGAAGTCGAGCGCGCCGCCAAGAGGATCGGATCGTCGCTGGAGGCCTCGCCGCTGGTCTATGTCTCGGACAAGAAGATTTTCGACACGCTGATCGATGTCGATCTGGCCGAGGTCTGCATCACCTCGAACGCGATGGTGACCAATGACGAGGCGCCGTCAGGGGCATTCCGCTTGAACGACGTGCCGGGCGTCGCCGTCGTGGTCGAGAAGGCCGTCGGCATCAAATGCGCGCGGTCGTGGAAAATCCTGCCGACCGTCGGCGAGGACCCCGAATACCCCGACGTCTCGCCACGCGACGCCAGGGCGCTGCGCGAATGGAAGGCGCTGGGAGTAGTGGTCTAG
- a CDS encoding TIGR01459 family HAD-type hydrolase — MTALRFVEKLRDIIGSVDVVLSDIWGVVHNGLVAFPEACEALHSFRAQGGAVILITNAPRPADSVQRQLRKLDVADETYDAIVSSGDLTRHFVADHPGRKMFRIGPERDNSIYRGLDAEQAPLEQADYIVCTGLFDDETESAEDYRAMMLQARERNLTLVCANPDIVVERGDRLIYCAGAVAELYRELGGEVIFYGKPHRPIYERAMELAGQCHGHAIALNRVLAIGDSVRTDLAGAHGFGIDCLFVTRGIHAEDFEGIDQLDPASVKELFGHPPRALIRELRW, encoded by the coding sequence ATGACGGCACTCCGATTTGTCGAGAAGTTGCGGGACATCATAGGCAGCGTGGATGTCGTGCTCAGCGACATCTGGGGCGTGGTTCACAACGGTCTCGTCGCCTTTCCCGAAGCCTGCGAGGCCCTTCACAGCTTTCGCGCTCAGGGCGGCGCCGTGATCCTCATCACCAACGCGCCGCGGCCCGCCGACTCGGTGCAGCGGCAATTGCGCAAGCTTGACGTCGCCGATGAGACCTATGACGCCATCGTGAGCTCAGGCGACCTGACCCGGCATTTCGTCGCCGACCATCCGGGGCGGAAAATGTTCCGGATCGGCCCGGAGCGCGACAATTCGATCTATCGCGGGCTGGATGCCGAGCAGGCGCCGCTGGAGCAGGCCGATTACATCGTCTGCACCGGCCTGTTCGATGACGAAACCGAATCGGCCGAAGATTATCGCGCAATGATGCTGCAGGCGCGCGAGCGCAACCTGACGCTGGTCTGCGCCAATCCCGACATCGTGGTCGAACGCGGCGACCGCCTGATCTATTGCGCCGGCGCCGTCGCCGAACTCTATCGCGAACTCGGCGGCGAAGTGATCTTTTACGGCAAGCCGCACCGGCCTATTTATGAGCGCGCCATGGAACTCGCCGGCCAGTGCCACGGCCATGCGATTGCGCTGAACCGCGTTCTCGCAATCGGGGATTCCGTGCGGACCGATCTGGCGGGCGCTCACGGCTTCGGAATCGATTGCCTGTTCGTGACCCGCGGCATCCACGCCGAGGATTTTGAGGGCATCGACCAGCTCGACCCGGCCTCGGTCAAGGAATTGTTCGGCCATCCGCCGCGCGCGCTGATTCGGGAGCTGAGGTGGTAG
- a CDS encoding VOC family protein — MAKPVHSMIRVLDEARSLDFYARAFDLQIAERLVFPEFALVYLRHASSPFELELTVNFDRKEPYVPGDGYGHLAVVVDNLDAEHARFEREKLSPGPLRDFKHDGATLARFFFVSDPDGYKVEVIQKGGRFG, encoded by the coding sequence ATGGCAAAGCCGGTTCACTCCATGATCCGCGTTCTCGATGAAGCGAGGTCGCTCGACTTCTACGCCCGCGCATTCGACTTGCAGATTGCCGAGCGCCTTGTGTTTCCGGAATTCGCGCTGGTCTACCTGCGCCACGCGTCGTCGCCGTTCGAACTCGAACTGACCGTGAACTTCGACCGCAAGGAGCCTTACGTTCCCGGCGACGGATATGGCCATCTCGCCGTGGTAGTCGACAATCTCGATGCCGAGCATGCCCGCTTCGAGCGCGAGAAATTGTCGCCCGGGCCGCTGCGCGATTTCAAGCATGACGGCGCAACGCTCGCGCGTTTTTTCTTCGTCTCTGATCCGGACGGCTACAAGGTCGAGGTCATTCAGAAAGGCGGCCGCTTCGGTTAG
- a CDS encoding M16 family metallopeptidase, with the protein MMPAHRFAVSVFAALLLAFSFSASGLAQTTVTSEPPATFTLGNGLQVVVIPDHRTPVVTQMIWYKVGSADETPGKSGLAHFLEHLMFKGTSKHPAGEFSQTVLRIGGNENAFTSTDYTGYFQRVPRDQLPKMMEFEADRMTGLILKDENVLPERDVVLEEYNMRVANNPEARLAEQIMAALYLNHPYGRPVIGWHHEIEKLNREDALAFYRRFYAPNNAILVIAGDVDARDVRPMAEQTFGQVAAQPGIPARRLRPQEPEPVAARTVTLADPHVEQPSVRRYYLVPSATTAAAGESPALDVLAQLMGGGSNSYLYRALVVDRPLAVSASAGYQGTSLDATQFMISASPKPGVEFSEIEQVIDRVISDVGQNAVSAEDLERVKTQLIAEAIYAQDNQATLARWYGGALTTGLNIEDIRSWPDRIRAVTAEQVRQAAQKWLDKKRSVTGYLIKDTAAKREEKRS; encoded by the coding sequence ATGATGCCCGCACACCGCTTCGCCGTTTCTGTGTTCGCTGCGCTGCTCTTGGCGTTCTCTTTCTCCGCAAGCGGCCTCGCCCAGACCACGGTGACATCGGAGCCGCCCGCGACGTTTACCCTCGGCAATGGCCTGCAGGTGGTGGTGATCCCGGATCACCGCACTCCGGTAGTCACGCAGATGATCTGGTACAAGGTCGGCTCCGCCGACGAGACGCCCGGCAAGTCGGGCCTCGCGCATTTTCTCGAACACCTGATGTTCAAGGGCACCAGCAAGCATCCGGCCGGCGAATTTTCGCAGACCGTGCTTCGGATCGGCGGCAACGAGAACGCCTTCACGTCCACCGATTACACCGGCTATTTCCAGCGCGTGCCGCGCGACCAATTGCCCAAGATGATGGAGTTCGAGGCCGATCGCATGACCGGCCTGATCCTGAAGGATGAAAACGTGCTGCCGGAGCGCGACGTCGTGCTCGAAGAATACAACATGCGGGTCGCCAACAACCCGGAGGCGCGGCTGGCCGAGCAGATCATGGCGGCGCTGTACCTCAATCATCCCTACGGCCGGCCGGTGATCGGCTGGCACCACGAAATCGAAAAGCTCAACCGCGAAGATGCGCTGGCGTTCTACCGGCGTTTTTATGCCCCGAACAACGCCATTCTGGTGATCGCCGGCGACGTCGATGCGAGGGATGTCCGCCCGATGGCGGAGCAGACGTTCGGCCAGGTGGCGGCGCAGCCCGGCATTCCCGCGCGGCGCCTTCGTCCGCAGGAGCCGGAGCCGGTCGCGGCGCGCACCGTGACGCTGGCCGATCCGCATGTCGAGCAACCCAGCGTGCGGCGCTATTATCTGGTGCCGTCCGCGACCACCGCCGCCGCCGGCGAAAGTCCGGCGCTCGACGTGCTCGCGCAGCTGATGGGCGGCGGCAGCAATTCCTATCTTTATCGCGCGCTGGTGGTCGACCGCCCGCTCGCTGTCAGCGCCAGCGCCGGCTACCAGGGCACTTCGCTGGATGCGACGCAGTTCATGATCTCGGCCTCGCCGAAACCCGGCGTCGAGTTCTCAGAAATCGAGCAGGTGATCGACAGGGTGATATCGGATGTCGGACAAAACGCCGTTTCGGCCGAGGATCTCGAGCGCGTCAAGACCCAGCTGATCGCGGAAGCCATCTACGCTCAGGACAATCAGGCGACGCTGGCGCGCTGGTATGGCGGCGCGCTCACCACCGGCCTGAACATCGAGGACATCCGAAGCTGGCCGGATCGCATTCGCGCCGTTACCGCCGAACAGGTTCGCCAGGCCGCGCAAAAATGGCTCGACAAGAAACGGTCGGTGACCGGCTATCTGATCAAGGACACCGCGGCGAAACGCGAGGAGAAGCGTTCGTGA
- a CDS encoding c-type cytochrome, which translates to MPLPEAKSPDGAALFKQQCATCHSTNLSDAPRQGPTLVRIVGRQAGKVEGFHYSPGLAQGGFSWDESRLDAWLTDPQAVIPGAIMTYRQTRAETRAAIITYLKGLN; encoded by the coding sequence ATGCCCTTGCCGGAGGCCAAGTCGCCCGACGGGGCCGCGCTTTTCAAACAGCAATGCGCCACATGCCACAGCACGAATCTCTCGGACGCTCCCCGGCAAGGGCCGACGCTGGTCCGGATCGTCGGTCGGCAGGCCGGCAAGGTCGAAGGCTTTCACTACTCGCCCGGTCTGGCGCAGGGTGGTTTCAGCTGGGACGAGAGCCGGCTCGATGCCTGGCTGACTGATCCGCAGGCCGTCATTCCCGGCGCCATCATGACCTATCGCCAGACCAGGGCCGAAACGCGCGCCGCCATCATCACCTATCTCAAGGGACTGAACTGA